A region of Caballeronia insecticola DNA encodes the following proteins:
- a CDS encoding AraC family transcriptional regulator — MDALSDVLRLLRLSGAVYLNGDFTAPWCVVGQVSPALCATFLPTAERVVSYHLIVEGSCWAALVDDPSSAVRVDAGELLVVPQGEAHLMGSSLELVPVPAEEMVSRYLNTSPGEVMRLSYGAGDSDQTGVRTRIICGFLACDDMHANPVLSSLPRLFKVDMRDDPHSAWLESSLKFAAAEAAEWRPGSAIVLARLSELLFVEAVRRCIEALPADRRGWLAGVGDRFVGKALALLHAQPAFAWTVDELARRVGLSRSALAQRFTQLLGHAPMQYLARWRLQVAAQDLLSGPRPIAAVAEGVGYESEAAFNRAFKRQFGMPPAGWRRNRGRGSNVESLSDEIVVCAEATAAADIAQSPYFDDADAHPAMRMQSDPG, encoded by the coding sequence ATGGACGCGCTCTCCGATGTTCTTCGTCTCTTGCGTCTTAGCGGCGCCGTGTATTTAAACGGCGACTTCACGGCGCCGTGGTGCGTCGTCGGACAGGTGTCGCCGGCCTTGTGCGCGACGTTTCTGCCGACCGCCGAGCGTGTCGTGTCCTATCACCTGATCGTGGAAGGAAGCTGCTGGGCGGCGCTCGTCGACGATCCTTCATCGGCGGTGCGCGTCGATGCAGGCGAGTTGCTTGTCGTGCCGCAAGGCGAAGCGCATCTGATGGGCAGTTCGCTCGAACTCGTCCCCGTACCGGCCGAAGAAATGGTGTCGAGATATCTGAATACGTCGCCAGGAGAAGTCATGCGCCTGAGTTATGGCGCCGGCGATTCAGATCAGACAGGCGTGCGCACGCGCATCATCTGCGGCTTTCTCGCTTGCGACGACATGCACGCGAATCCGGTGCTGTCTTCGTTGCCGCGGCTCTTCAAGGTCGATATGCGCGACGATCCGCACTCGGCGTGGCTCGAATCGTCGTTGAAATTCGCGGCAGCGGAAGCGGCCGAGTGGCGTCCCGGCAGCGCAATCGTGCTGGCGCGGCTCTCGGAGCTGCTGTTCGTGGAAGCGGTGCGGCGCTGCATCGAAGCGTTGCCGGCAGATCGACGCGGCTGGCTCGCGGGCGTCGGCGATCGTTTCGTCGGCAAGGCGCTCGCGTTGCTGCATGCGCAGCCCGCGTTCGCGTGGACCGTCGATGAACTCGCGCGGCGTGTCGGTCTCTCGCGTTCCGCACTCGCGCAGCGCTTCACGCAGCTGCTCGGCCATGCGCCGATGCAGTATCTCGCGCGATGGCGTCTTCAGGTTGCCGCGCAAGATCTGCTTTCGGGACCGCGCCCGATTGCGGCCGTCGCGGAAGGCGTGGGCTACGAATCGGAGGCTGCGTTCAATCGCGCGTTCAAACGTCAGTTCGGCATGCCGCCCGCAGGCTGGCGACGCAATCGAGGAAGAGGCTCGAACGTCGAATCGCTGTCCGACGAGATTGTCGTGTGCGCGGAGGCGACCGCAGCGGCTGACATCGCTCAGTCGCCATACTTCGACGATGCCGATGCGCATCCGGCCATGCGCATGCAGAGCGATCCTGGCTGA
- a CDS encoding mandelate racemase/muconate lactonizing enzyme family protein gives MPIIESIAVCAAAVPLDRVTSFSTRTVSTRHYGLVKVRSTDGVEGIGFCYVGSGAGELLTVAVEQLLAPVLIGRDSYAVEGLWQAMYDEALLQGRAGTVMRALSILDIALWDLNARTHGVALHKYLGAHQLDTVPAYASGGYYLDGKTPGKLGEEMASYVEMGFRAVKMKGGRLSPREEEQRVKAAREAVGPDVELMIDMNNGWTDLTQALQHVRRFEQYDPYFIEEPFSPDDVDNHARLAKATRIPVATGEIGYGRWYHKELLDKGAAAILQTDAAVCGGITEWRKIAATAASHGVVMCPHWFHDLHAPLVAATPNARYVEFFWDDQVLNFRRLVDRQLTQRDGRITLHQEPGLGFSFDEQQVAKYGKWSRVGG, from the coding sequence ATGCCCATTATCGAATCCATCGCCGTGTGCGCGGCCGCCGTGCCGCTCGATCGCGTCACGTCGTTTTCGACGCGCACGGTGTCCACGCGTCATTACGGCCTCGTCAAAGTGCGCTCGACGGATGGCGTCGAAGGCATCGGCTTCTGTTATGTCGGCAGCGGCGCGGGCGAATTGCTGACGGTCGCCGTCGAGCAATTGCTTGCGCCGGTACTCATCGGACGAGACTCGTATGCCGTCGAAGGACTGTGGCAGGCCATGTACGACGAAGCACTGCTGCAAGGACGCGCAGGCACGGTGATGCGCGCACTCTCGATTCTCGACATCGCGCTGTGGGACCTCAACGCGCGCACGCACGGCGTGGCGCTGCACAAGTACCTCGGCGCGCATCAGCTCGACACGGTGCCCGCCTATGCGAGCGGCGGCTATTACCTCGACGGCAAGACGCCAGGCAAGCTCGGCGAGGAAATGGCGAGCTATGTCGAGATGGGATTTCGCGCGGTGAAGATGAAGGGCGGGCGTCTCTCGCCGCGCGAAGAGGAGCAGCGCGTGAAGGCGGCGCGTGAAGCGGTGGGGCCGGACGTCGAACTGATGATCGACATGAACAATGGCTGGACCGATCTCACGCAGGCCTTGCAACATGTGCGCCGCTTCGAGCAATACGATCCGTACTTTATCGAGGAGCCGTTCTCGCCCGATGACGTCGACAATCACGCGCGGCTCGCCAAAGCCACGCGCATTCCGGTGGCGACGGGCGAGATCGGCTATGGCCGCTGGTATCACAAGGAACTGCTGGACAAGGGCGCGGCCGCGATCCTGCAAACGGACGCGGCGGTGTGCGGCGGCATTACCGAATGGCGCAAGATCGCGGCGACGGCAGCGAGTCACGGTGTGGTGATGTGTCCGCACTGGTTCCATGATCTGCATGCGCCGCTCGTTGCCGCGACGCCGAATGCGCGTTACGTCGAATTCTTCTGGGACGATCAGGTGCTGAATTTCAGGCGTCTCGTCGACCGGCAACTGACGCAGCGCGATGGGCGCATCACGTTGCATCAGGAGCCGGGCCTCGGCTTTTCATTCGATGAACAGCAAGTCGCGAAGTACGGAAAGTGGAGCCGTGTCGGCGGCTGA
- a CDS encoding response regulator codes for MPKSTAPRLLLADDNHVVLNASAAALMLQGFDVRTAIDGLAALTAIQHWHPDIALLDIEMPKMDGRAVARNVRAMISEPQPLLIALTALTSIADRLASIQAGFNYHFSKPVQFEALLRTLDFHLDPSLR; via the coding sequence ATGCCCAAATCGACAGCACCCCGGCTTCTCCTGGCTGACGACAACCACGTAGTGCTCAACGCGAGCGCGGCCGCTCTCATGCTGCAAGGTTTCGACGTTCGAACGGCCATCGACGGTCTCGCTGCCTTAACCGCCATCCAGCACTGGCATCCCGATATTGCCCTGCTCGATATCGAAATGCCAAAAATGGATGGGCGCGCCGTCGCGCGGAACGTGCGAGCAATGATTTCCGAACCGCAACCGTTGCTGATCGCGTTGACGGCTTTAACGTCCATTGCCGATCGATTAGCGTCGATTCAAGCGGGCTTCAATTATCACTTTTCAAAGCCTGTTCAATTCGAGGCGCTCTTGCGAACGCTCGACTTTCATCTTGACCCATCGCTTAGGTAA
- a CDS encoding membrane protein: MSLILAGRFDTFEKAERARQSLMETGVTQEDLSVVYVSPQGQHSRTPIGGDAMSDEGAKSAHKGAWKGIAAGALVGGAMGVAIFLGFKAPWVTVFIGIGLGAYIGSLAGAMSHTRKSKQGAVSPTDTAEHARHSGVLLAVHVSEEGAASATSALQAAGAMDIERASGQWQQGAWADFDPTKAPLPV, from the coding sequence ATGTCTCTTATTCTTGCTGGTCGGTTCGATACGTTCGAGAAAGCAGAACGCGCGCGTCAAAGCCTTATGGAAACGGGGGTCACACAGGAAGATCTGTCGGTTGTCTATGTGTCTCCGCAAGGTCAGCATTCGCGGACCCCGATCGGTGGGGATGCAATGAGCGACGAAGGGGCCAAGTCCGCGCACAAAGGGGCATGGAAAGGCATCGCAGCCGGAGCGCTGGTGGGTGGCGCAATGGGCGTCGCCATCTTTCTCGGCTTCAAGGCTCCGTGGGTCACGGTGTTTATCGGCATCGGACTGGGTGCGTATATCGGTTCATTGGCTGGTGCGATGTCGCATACACGCAAGTCCAAACAGGGCGCTGTTAGCCCCACGGACACGGCCGAACATGCGCGACATTCAGGCGTATTGCTCGCAGTTCATGTATCCGAGGAAGGCGCAGCGAGCGCCACTTCGGCGCTGCAAGCCGCTGGGGCGATGGATATCGAGCGAGCCTCCGGTCAGTGGCAGCAAGGGGCATGGGCCGACTTTGATCCGACTAAGGCGCCCCTGCCCGTTTGA
- a CDS encoding IlvD/Edd family dehydratase — MSDTFKKKPADAQASPPGGLRKSLTNYGDSGFSLFLRKAFIKGAGYTDSALDRPVIGIVNTGSAYNPCHGNAPQLIEAVKRGVMLAGGLPMDFPTISIAESFSQPTSMYLRNLMSIDTEEMIRAQPMDAVVLIGGCDKTVPAQLMGAASANIPSIQLITGSMLTGAHRGERVGACTDCRRYWGRFRAEEIDETEIAAVNNQLVASVGTCSVMGTASTMACIAEALGMTVPGGASPPAVTSDRMRVAEMTGTQAVQMARDQLTIDKILTAEAFENAMRVLLAIGGSTNGIVHLTAIAGRMGYDVDLKALDRMGRETPVLVDLKPSGAHYMEDFHKAGGMATLLRELKPLLNLDALTVTGRTLGEEIEAAGPAFAQDVVRPFDRPIFPQGGIAVLEGNLAPGGAIIKQSAANAKLMEHEGRAVVFENAADLAARIDADDLDVTADDVLVLKNIGPKGAPGMPEAGYIPIPRKLAVQGVKDIVRISDGRMSGTAFGTIVLHVTPESAVGGPLAHVRSGDRIRLSVSRREISVLISDEELAARAKQSPVTIPSADRGYRKLFYDTVTQADKGVDFDFLRATEKRGTTPRR; from the coding sequence ATGAGCGATACATTCAAGAAGAAGCCCGCCGACGCGCAAGCCTCGCCCCCCGGCGGCCTGCGCAAATCGCTGACCAACTACGGCGACAGCGGCTTCTCACTCTTTCTGCGCAAGGCGTTCATCAAGGGCGCGGGCTACACCGACAGCGCGCTCGATCGCCCGGTCATCGGCATCGTGAATACGGGCAGCGCGTATAACCCGTGTCACGGCAACGCGCCGCAACTCATCGAAGCCGTCAAGCGCGGCGTCATGCTCGCGGGCGGCCTGCCGATGGACTTCCCGACCATCTCGATCGCCGAATCGTTCTCGCAACCGACGAGCATGTATCTGCGCAATCTGATGTCGATCGACACGGAAGAGATGATCCGCGCGCAGCCGATGGACGCCGTCGTGCTGATCGGCGGCTGCGACAAGACCGTGCCCGCGCAACTGATGGGCGCGGCATCGGCGAACATTCCTTCGATCCAGCTCATCACCGGCTCCATGCTCACGGGCGCGCATCGCGGCGAACGCGTCGGCGCGTGCACGGATTGCCGGCGCTACTGGGGCCGCTTTCGCGCCGAGGAAATCGACGAAACCGAAATCGCGGCCGTGAACAATCAGCTTGTGGCGAGCGTCGGCACCTGCTCGGTGATGGGCACCGCGAGCACCATGGCCTGCATCGCCGAAGCGCTCGGCATGACGGTGCCCGGCGGCGCGTCGCCGCCCGCGGTGACTTCGGACCGCATGCGCGTCGCGGAAATGACGGGCACGCAAGCCGTGCAGATGGCGCGCGATCAACTCACCATCGACAAGATCCTCACCGCGGAAGCCTTCGAGAACGCAATGCGCGTGCTGCTCGCGATTGGCGGCTCGACCAACGGCATCGTGCATCTGACGGCTATCGCCGGACGCATGGGCTATGACGTCGATCTCAAGGCGCTCGATCGCATGGGACGCGAGACGCCGGTGCTCGTCGATCTCAAGCCATCGGGCGCGCATTACATGGAAGATTTTCATAAGGCCGGCGGCATGGCGACCTTGCTGCGCGAACTGAAGCCGCTCCTGAATCTCGATGCGCTCACGGTCACGGGGCGCACGCTCGGCGAAGAAATCGAAGCGGCCGGGCCCGCGTTCGCGCAGGACGTCGTGCGTCCGTTCGATCGGCCGATCTTCCCGCAAGGCGGCATCGCGGTGCTGGAAGGCAATCTCGCGCCGGGCGGCGCGATCATCAAGCAGTCGGCGGCGAATGCGAAGCTGATGGAGCACGAAGGCCGCGCGGTCGTGTTCGAGAACGCGGCGGATCTGGCCGCGCGCATCGATGCCGACGACCTCGACGTCACCGCCGACGATGTGCTCGTGTTGAAGAACATCGGTCCGAAGGGCGCGCCGGGCATGCCCGAGGCGGGTTACATTCCGATCCCGCGCAAGCTCGCGGTGCAGGGCGTGAAAGACATCGTGCGCATCTCCGATGGCCGCATGAGCGGCACGGCGTTCGGCACGATCGTGCTGCACGTGACGCCGGAATCGGCGGTCGGCGGGCCGCTCGCGCATGTTCGTTCGGGCGACCGCATTCGCCTGAGCGTGTCGCGGCGCGAGATCAGCGTGTTGATCAGCGACGAAGAACTCGCCGCGCGCGCGAAGCAATCGCCTGTGACCATACCGAGCGC
- a CDS encoding LysR substrate-binding domain-containing protein: MDSRYLQSFVFVVELGSIAEAARRLDLTPAAVAQRVKMLEAELGTTLVRRSGRTVGATEAGERILARARTVLHDIRDLRSDIEDTDQLGGQLRLGGMATMMASLIPDALAVLLNRHPQMDFYLEPGTSLDLYRKVTTGDLDAAVIAQPLFNLPKSCDWHTFRTEPLVLLTPATMHVNDVHATLLTEPFIRYDRNVVGGQLADAYLRQHGIKPQQRCELDGLAAIATLVDRGLGVSLVPDWAPTEYPGISVRKWALPNVAPKRLVGLLWGRSCARIRLVQAFLGAADSIERERHEHGHKHGKPRR, encoded by the coding sequence ATGGACTCGCGCTATCTGCAGAGCTTCGTGTTCGTCGTCGAGCTGGGATCGATCGCCGAGGCCGCGCGCAGGCTCGATCTGACGCCCGCAGCGGTCGCGCAGCGCGTCAAGATGCTCGAAGCCGAACTCGGCACGACGCTCGTGCGCCGCTCGGGCCGCACGGTCGGCGCGACGGAAGCGGGCGAGCGCATCCTGGCGCGGGCGCGCACGGTGCTGCACGATATTCGCGATCTGCGCTCGGACATCGAAGATACGGATCAACTCGGCGGTCAGTTGCGGCTCGGCGGCATGGCGACCATGATGGCCAGCCTCATTCCCGATGCGCTCGCGGTGCTGTTGAATCGTCATCCGCAGATGGACTTCTATCTCGAACCCGGCACTTCGCTCGATCTGTACCGCAAGGTGACGACGGGCGATCTCGATGCCGCCGTGATCGCGCAGCCGCTTTTCAATCTGCCGAAGAGTTGCGACTGGCATACGTTCCGCACCGAGCCGCTCGTGCTGCTCACGCCCGCCACGATGCACGTCAACGACGTGCATGCGACCCTGCTGACCGAACCTTTCATTCGTTACGACCGCAATGTCGTCGGCGGTCAGCTTGCGGATGCGTATTTGCGTCAGCACGGCATCAAGCCGCAGCAGCGTTGCGAACTCGACGGGCTTGCGGCCATCGCCACACTGGTCGATCGCGGGCTGGGCGTGTCGCTCGTGCCGGACTGGGCGCCGACCGAATATCCGGGCATTTCCGTGCGTAAATGGGCATTGCCGAACGTCGCGCCGAAACGGCTCGTCGGCTTGCTATGGGGACGTTCGTGCGCGCGCATCCGGCTCGTGCAGGCGTTTCTCGGCGCCGCCGATTCGATCGAGCGCGAGCGTCACGAGCATGGACACAAACACGGCAAACCCAGGCGATAG
- a CDS encoding YsnF/AvaK domain-containing protein has product MSQVIVGVFDSFQEAETAVSRLVDGGLNRTDMEVHASEQADGVSDPALADAGTSTASTASTDQVGVFGKIEHFFSNMFGADDRPEEVGHYQEAVRRGGALLTVTVIDEAHVGMVRSTMHEAGAVDVDERAAQWTSDGYTGFDSTAKAYTPDEVAADRKAFAVTRESLDVGKREVETGGVRVYSRATETPVSESVNLREAHATIERRPVDRVATAADLTEGSVEIRETAEHAVVAKTAHVIEEVVVGREATEHTETINETLRGTDVEVERVDASPHGVQSTDEAIIKAPTKSV; this is encoded by the coding sequence ATGAGCCAGGTAATCGTAGGTGTATTCGACTCGTTTCAGGAAGCCGAGACGGCGGTCTCTCGCCTAGTCGACGGCGGCCTCAACCGTACCGACATGGAAGTGCACGCCTCCGAGCAAGCAGACGGGGTCAGCGACCCTGCGCTGGCCGACGCTGGAACGTCGACTGCATCGACTGCATCGACCGACCAAGTCGGCGTATTCGGCAAGATCGAACACTTCTTTAGCAATATGTTTGGTGCCGATGACCGGCCGGAAGAAGTCGGCCATTATCAGGAGGCTGTCCGGCGCGGCGGAGCATTACTCACCGTCACGGTGATCGATGAAGCACACGTCGGCATGGTGCGCTCGACGATGCACGAGGCAGGCGCCGTCGATGTCGATGAGCGAGCCGCACAATGGACAAGCGATGGTTATACGGGCTTCGACTCGACGGCCAAGGCCTACACACCGGATGAAGTAGCCGCTGACCGCAAAGCGTTCGCGGTAACGCGCGAATCGCTTGACGTAGGTAAGCGTGAAGTGGAAACCGGCGGCGTGCGGGTCTATTCCCGCGCTACGGAAACGCCTGTTTCCGAAAGCGTGAATCTTCGAGAAGCACACGCGACGATCGAGCGGCGGCCGGTGGATCGTGTTGCCACCGCAGCCGATTTGACCGAAGGTTCGGTGGAAATTCGGGAGACGGCTGAACACGCGGTAGTGGCCAAGACGGCACACGTGATCGAAGAGGTCGTGGTGGGCCGTGAAGCGACGGAGCACACGGAAACGATCAACGAGACTCTGCGTGGTACGGACGTTGAAGTAGAGCGTGTCGACGCGAGCCCGCATGGCGTGCAAAGCACTGATGAGGCAATCATCAAAGCGCCGACGAAATCGGTATGA
- a CDS encoding DUF3563 family protein, whose product MLVYLYLLMMKTLERAEHSHRDAYLASAVDMGELERRMRSFER is encoded by the coding sequence ATGCTTGTCTACTTGTACCTGCTGATGATGAAAACGCTCGAGCGCGCCGAGCACAGTCATCGCGATGCTTATCTCGCGTCTGCCGTCGATATGGGCGAACTCGAACGTCGCATGCGATCGTTCGAGCGATGA
- the prpF gene encoding 2-methylaconitate cis-trans isomerase PrpF yields MRFVVRYHEPPHYRRVILSQSKIQAVYMRGGTSKGVFFRDDWLPHDPLTRERILMRVIGSPDPYGQQIDGMGGATSSTSKVVIVGRSSRADCDVDYRFGQVAIDRPVVDWSGNCGNLTAAVGPFAIAQGLVDAPRDGIATVRIWQANIAAKIIAHVPMRDGEVVEEGDFELDGVTFPAAEIRIEFLDPAGDGDEANGAMFPTGNPLDVLDIPGVGAIEMTMINAGNPAIFIDASSLGLKGSELQRDINTNRALLEKAEAIRAHASVRMGLAKTADEATQLRPHTPKLAFVAKPESYVASSGKPIDADTLDLNARIFSMGKLHHAMTGTGAVAIAVAAAIPDTLVNRLVPHANGTVRFGHPSGSLQVGAEARQHDGAWIVTKAVMSRSARRLMEGFVFVPSCLRA; encoded by the coding sequence ATGCGTTTCGTGGTCCGCTATCATGAGCCGCCGCACTACAGGAGAGTCATCTTGAGTCAATCGAAGATTCAGGCCGTCTACATGCGCGGCGGCACCAGCAAAGGCGTGTTCTTCCGCGACGACTGGCTCCCGCATGATCCGCTCACACGCGAGCGCATCCTCATGCGTGTGATCGGCAGCCCCGATCCATACGGCCAGCAGATCGACGGCATGGGCGGCGCGACATCGAGTACGAGCAAGGTGGTCATCGTCGGGCGTTCGTCGCGTGCGGATTGCGATGTCGATTATCGCTTCGGGCAAGTCGCCATCGATCGTCCGGTCGTCGACTGGTCCGGCAATTGCGGCAACCTCACCGCGGCGGTCGGGCCGTTCGCAATCGCGCAAGGCTTAGTCGATGCGCCACGCGACGGCATCGCGACCGTGCGCATCTGGCAGGCCAACATCGCGGCGAAGATCATCGCGCATGTGCCGATGCGCGATGGCGAAGTCGTCGAGGAAGGCGATTTCGAACTGGACGGCGTGACGTTTCCCGCAGCGGAGATTCGCATCGAATTTCTCGATCCCGCAGGCGACGGCGACGAAGCAAACGGCGCGATGTTCCCAACCGGAAACCCGCTCGACGTGCTCGATATACCCGGCGTCGGCGCGATCGAAATGACGATGATCAACGCGGGCAATCCCGCTATCTTTATCGATGCATCGTCGCTTGGACTGAAGGGCAGCGAATTGCAGCGCGACATCAACACGAATCGCGCGCTGCTGGAGAAGGCCGAAGCGATCCGCGCTCATGCATCCGTGCGCATGGGTCTCGCGAAGACCGCCGACGAAGCCACGCAACTGCGCCCGCACACGCCGAAGCTCGCGTTCGTCGCGAAGCCAGAGAGTTACGTTGCGTCGAGCGGCAAGCCAATCGACGCCGACACGCTCGATCTCAACGCGCGCATTTTTTCGATGGGCAAGCTGCATCACGCGATGACGGGCACCGGCGCCGTAGCGATCGCCGTCGCGGCAGCGATTCCCGATACGCTCGTAAACCGGCTCGTGCCGCACGCAAACGGCACGGTGCGCTTCGGTCATCCGTCGGGCAGCTTGCAAGTGGGCGCCGAAGCGCGGCAACACGACGGCGCATGGATCGTCACCAAAGCGGTCATGAGCCGCAGCGCGCGCCGGTTGATGGAAGGCTTCGTCTTCGTACCTTCGTGCCTTCGTGCGTGA
- a CDS encoding class I SAM-dependent methyltransferase — MSAVATAFSPAADLAAVKVRQQAAWSTGNYAVVGTTLQIVGENLCEALDLRAGSRVLDVAAGNGNATLAAARRWCDVTSTDYVAALLDAGRARAEAEGLAVHFQEADAESLPFDDASFDVVMSTFGVMFTPNQEQAASELMRVCKPGGKIGLANWTPDSFIGQVFKTIGQYIAPPAGVKSPALWGTETRIAELMGGHAARIVATRREFFFRYRSPAHFIDVFRTYYGPMNKAFAALEGERQAAFLNDLTALIESRNVSGDSTLVLPSEYLEIVVERK, encoded by the coding sequence ATGTCCGCAGTCGCTACCGCATTCTCGCCCGCTGCCGATCTCGCCGCCGTCAAGGTCCGTCAGCAAGCCGCCTGGTCGACGGGCAACTACGCGGTCGTCGGCACGACGCTGCAGATCGTCGGGGAGAATCTCTGCGAGGCGCTCGATCTTCGCGCCGGCAGCCGCGTGCTGGATGTCGCGGCGGGTAACGGCAACGCGACGCTCGCCGCCGCGCGTCGCTGGTGCGATGTCACGTCGACAGACTACGTCGCCGCGCTGCTCGATGCGGGCCGTGCGCGCGCGGAAGCCGAAGGGCTTGCGGTGCACTTTCAGGAAGCGGATGCCGAATCCCTGCCGTTCGACGATGCCTCGTTCGACGTCGTGATGTCGACCTTCGGCGTGATGTTCACGCCGAATCAGGAACAGGCCGCGAGCGAACTCATGCGCGTCTGCAAACCGGGCGGAAAGATCGGCCTTGCGAACTGGACGCCGGACAGTTTCATCGGACAAGTGTTCAAGACCATCGGGCAGTACATCGCGCCGCCTGCCGGTGTGAAGTCGCCCGCGCTATGGGGTACGGAGACGCGCATCGCGGAACTGATGGGCGGCCACGCCGCGCGCATCGTTGCGACGCGCCGTGAGTTCTTTTTCCGTTATCGTTCGCCGGCCCATTTCATCGACGTATTCCGCACTTACTACGGTCCGATGAACAAGGCGTTCGCCGCGCTCGAAGGCGAGCGGCAGGCTGCGTTTCTCAACGATCTGACGGCGCTGATCGAGAGCCGCAATGTATCCGGCGATTCGACGCTCGTGCTGCCGAGCGAATATCTGGAAATAGTGGTGGAACGGAAATGA
- a CDS encoding YsnF/AvaK domain-containing protein, which translates to MNGDKAAGPSIGDEAGTLIASEERLALSTREEETGAVRVRTVTHTELRELPVVLHSSAVQIERVAINKFIDAQFAPRYEGDTLIVPVFEYVPVTDLKLMLKEELRITTVFSAETHVHVAEVQRQQVVVERRVGSAGDWIADPATPSSGVGESASNPAV; encoded by the coding sequence ATGAACGGCGATAAGGCCGCTGGACCAAGTATTGGCGATGAGGCGGGCACGCTGATCGCGAGCGAGGAACGGCTCGCGCTCTCGACTCGTGAAGAGGAAACTGGTGCGGTTCGCGTTCGCACCGTCACTCATACCGAGCTGCGCGAACTTCCCGTTGTCTTGCACAGCAGCGCCGTTCAGATCGAACGCGTTGCGATCAATAAATTCATCGACGCCCAGTTCGCCCCTCGTTACGAGGGCGATACCTTGATCGTGCCCGTCTTCGAGTACGTTCCTGTCACGGACCTGAAGCTGATGCTCAAGGAAGAGTTGCGTATTACGACCGTCTTCTCTGCCGAGACCCACGTCCACGTTGCAGAGGTGCAGCGTCAGCAAGTCGTCGTAGAAAGACGAGTCGGATCAGCTGGAGACTGGATTGCGGACCCCGCGACACCGTCCTCAGGCGTGGGCGAGTCCGCTTCAAATCCCGCTGTATAG
- a CDS encoding YrzE family protein has product MRFLTTQDGLPRISWGAVIAGVILSLIAYLIFTVLGTAIGASVLSPLTQPDPSRGFAFGSGAYMIAMTVIAVFVGSYFAGRCAPVLGWLHGLLAWAVMIIVMAYGATSLVGSAVNAAGSVASTGATVTAAASPSAASGTMMNSLKEQVQGAVASATAMASSPQAEADTRQVADMAARGVARASWFSFAALVVGAIIAIVSGGAGFRHQPPVEDVGGGAYDSDAVRSPKRTIQSNRPAH; this is encoded by the coding sequence ATGCGCTTTCTCACTACACAAGACGGTCTTCCCCGCATCTCCTGGGGTGCCGTCATCGCTGGGGTCATCCTCTCTCTCATCGCTTATCTGATTTTTACGGTGCTCGGAACGGCAATTGGCGCATCTGTCCTGTCGCCGCTTACTCAGCCCGATCCGTCGCGCGGCTTTGCGTTCGGCTCAGGCGCTTACATGATCGCGATGACAGTGATAGCCGTATTCGTCGGTTCCTATTTCGCCGGCCGTTGCGCGCCCGTGCTGGGCTGGCTTCACGGCCTGCTCGCCTGGGCGGTGATGATCATCGTGATGGCGTATGGCGCAACATCGCTCGTAGGAAGCGCTGTCAACGCGGCGGGCAGCGTTGCGTCGACAGGAGCGACGGTAACCGCCGCAGCAAGTCCGTCCGCCGCCAGTGGCACGATGATGAATTCGCTCAAAGAACAAGTCCAGGGCGCAGTGGCATCGGCGACGGCCATGGCCTCCAGTCCGCAAGCCGAGGCCGACACGCGTCAGGTCGCTGACATGGCAGCACGCGGCGTCGCACGCGCCTCATGGTTCTCGTTTGCCGCGCTCGTAGTCGGCGCGATCATCGCCATTGTCTCGGGCGGCGCGGGCTTCCGTCATCAGCCGCCGGTCGAGGACGTCGGTGGCGGCGCATACGATAGCGACGCCGTCCGGTCGCCGAAACGGACCATACAGAGCAATCGCCCCGCGCACTGA